A stretch of the Oenococcus sp. UCMA 16435 genome encodes the following:
- a CDS encoding tRNA dimethylallyltransferase: MTDSNIKEKVVVIAGPTASGKSDLAIKIAQAIDSEIISEDAFQIYRGLDIGTAKPSKEDLAKVKHHFVDIKEADESYSAYEFTRDARIIINQMLSKKKLPLIVGGSGFFLQTLLGDRRIADKDNPVVPKKAGKENRLYNALLIGLSMERPQLYAQINQRVETMFEKGIVEEAEHLFYQEGNFQSKKAIGYREFAGYFADQYDLPEVKSLIKRDSRRYAKRQLTYFKNQFPDMQWFNAEQITNNPKLIINLVKNFNQS, translated from the coding sequence ATGACTGATTCGAATATAAAGGAAAAAGTTGTTGTCATTGCCGGACCAACTGCCAGTGGGAAAAGCGATCTGGCAATTAAAATTGCCCAGGCGATTGATAGTGAAATCATTTCTGAAGATGCTTTTCAAATCTATCGTGGCTTGGATATCGGCACGGCAAAACCAAGCAAAGAGGATTTAGCAAAAGTCAAACATCATTTTGTTGATATTAAAGAAGCCGATGAATCTTATAGTGCTTATGAATTTACAAGGGACGCGCGAATAATTATCAATCAGATGTTATCTAAGAAAAAACTTCCTTTGATTGTCGGCGGCTCGGGTTTTTTTCTGCAGACACTTTTGGGTGACCGGAGAATCGCCGATAAAGATAATCCAGTTGTTCCTAAAAAAGCCGGGAAGGAGAACCGTCTTTATAATGCCTTGCTAATTGGCCTTAGCATGGAACGCCCACAGCTTTATGCCCAGATTAATCAACGGGTTGAAACGATGTTTGAAAAGGGAATTGTGGAAGAGGCTGAACATCTTTTTTATCAAGAAGGTAATTTTCAATCAAAGAAAGCAATTGGTTATCGAGAGTTTGCTGGATATTTTGCTGATCAGTATGATTTGCCGGAAGTTAAAAGTTTAATCAAACGTGATTCCAGACGTTATGCAAAGAGGCAGCTGACTTATTTTAAAAATCAATTTCCTGATATGCAGTGGTTCAATGCAGAACAAATCACTAATAATCCCAAATTGATTATTAATTTAGTTAAAAATTTTAACCAATCCTAG
- a CDS encoding glycerophosphodiester phosphodiesterase, with amino-acid sequence MYTNVFAHRGYKLVAPENTLPSFQAALDYPVNGLEMDLQMTVDGELVIIHDEKVDRTSNGSGFVKDKTLSELKKLDFGSWFSQKFKNVRILTFEEYLNWLYSIDYDRLLLIELKTDHVDYPGIEKKVLKIIKKFSNASWQIILQSFNPKTIRNLRKLDPKISLARLSFVIGPRCLFGYFFGKIQQINLSSRFLLNRLIFYSFKKAQLTPWVVNRQTYLKKAFKFHLRAVITDQLDLATFLREQIQGIDK; translated from the coding sequence ATGTATACGAATGTTTTTGCTCATCGTGGTTACAAATTAGTCGCACCGGAAAACACTTTGCCGAGTTTCCAGGCTGCTTTAGATTATCCTGTTAATGGTTTGGAAATGGATTTACAAATGACTGTTGATGGGGAACTTGTGATCATTCATGACGAAAAAGTTGATCGTACTTCCAATGGAAGCGGATTCGTTAAAGACAAAACATTGTCCGAATTGAAAAAGCTTGATTTTGGCAGCTGGTTTTCACAAAAATTTAAAAATGTTCGTATTCTGACTTTTGAGGAATACCTGAATTGGCTTTATTCAATTGATTACGATCGATTGCTTTTAATTGAACTTAAAACTGACCATGTTGATTATCCTGGAATCGAAAAAAAAGTTCTGAAAATAATTAAAAAGTTTTCCAATGCCAGTTGGCAGATCATTTTACAGTCTTTTAATCCTAAAACAATTCGTAATTTAAGAAAATTGGATCCAAAAATCTCCCTTGCACGATTAAGCTTTGTGATTGGTCCACGCTGCCTTTTTGGATATTTTTTTGGTAAAATTCAGCAAATCAATCTAAGCTCGCGTTTTCTTTTGAATCGTCTGATTTTTTATTCTTTTAAAAAAGCCCAGTTGACTCCTTGGGTTGTTAATCGACAGACATATCTAAAAAAGGCTTTTAAATTTCATTTAAGGGCGGTCATTACCGACCAACTTGATTTGGCAACCTTTTTACGAGAACAAATTCAGGGAATTGATAAATGA
- a CDS encoding glutamate-5-semialdehyde dehydrogenase has protein sequence MNTNELHNQINLIGERAKKASTVVSQLSIDKRNEILLFFASEIDKNSNKIIRINAQELQEHRNDLSLPMQKRLELNEEKISAIVASLKALVKLADPLSEGNTSWQAKAGFKIVKKTVPLGVVAMIYEARPNVTVDAAALTIKSANAVILRGGKESIKTNQLLVDILRRSLKELGYPENIVQLIENTSHDSVKELLHLRKFIDVLIPRGSRSFINYVIDNSTVPVIETGAGNDHIFVDKSADQTEAIKIIVNSKIQNPSVCNAAEKLLVHVDIAKEFLPKLFDRLLKEGVEIRGDKVVKSIDDRANLTHDSDWDTEYNDLIIAVHLVNNLKEAIDWIGKHTTHHTEAILTNSTENASEFMRKIDAAVVTQNASTRFTDGFEFGFGAEIGISTQKLHARGPMGLRALTSYKYEILGHGEIRQ, from the coding sequence ATGAATACGAATGAATTACACAATCAAATAAATTTAATTGGGGAAAGAGCTAAAAAAGCTTCCACAGTGGTTTCTCAGCTTTCGATTGACAAGAGAAATGAAATTCTCTTGTTCTTTGCTTCCGAAATTGATAAAAACTCCAATAAAATTATTAGAATCAATGCTCAAGAATTACAAGAGCATCGCAACGATTTAAGTTTACCGATGCAAAAGCGCCTTGAGTTGAATGAGGAGAAGATTTCCGCTATTGTTGCATCTTTAAAAGCATTAGTAAAACTTGCCGATCCCTTGTCTGAAGGTAATACAAGTTGGCAAGCTAAAGCTGGTTTTAAAATAGTTAAAAAAACGGTTCCGTTAGGGGTTGTGGCAATGATTTATGAAGCACGGCCAAATGTCACGGTTGACGCTGCTGCGCTGACAATCAAGTCGGCTAATGCTGTTATTTTACGCGGTGGCAAAGAATCTATTAAGACAAATCAACTATTGGTCGATATTCTTCGACGCAGTTTAAAAGAACTTGGCTATCCAGAAAATATTGTTCAATTAATTGAAAATACAAGCCACGATTCTGTTAAAGAATTACTTCATTTGAGAAAATTTATCGATGTTTTAATTCCTCGAGGATCAAGGTCTTTCATTAATTATGTTATTGATAATTCGACTGTTCCCGTGATTGAAACTGGTGCTGGTAATGATCATATTTTTGTTGATAAATCAGCTGACCAAACAGAGGCGATTAAAATCATTGTTAATTCTAAAATTCAAAATCCTTCCGTTTGCAACGCTGCCGAAAAGCTTTTGGTTCATGTTGATATTGCAAAAGAATTTTTGCCAAAATTATTTGATCGATTATTGAAGGAAGGCGTCGAAATTAGGGGCGATAAGGTAGTTAAATCGATTGATGACCGAGCCAATTTGACACACGATTCCGACTGGGATACTGAATATAATGATTTAATTATCGCTGTTCACTTGGTGAATAATTTAAAAGAAGCTATCGATTGGATAGGAAAACATACAACGCATCATACGGAAGCCATTCTAACGAATTCAACTGAAAATGCGTCTGAGTTTATGAGAAAAATTGATGCGGCAGTCGTAACCCAAAATGCATCAACTCGTTTTACCGATGGTTTTGAGTTTGGTTTTGGGGCTGAAATTGGAATAAGCACGCAAAAACTTCATGCGCGAGGACCGATGGGTCTGCGTGCTTTAACAAGTTATAAATACGAAATTCTTGGTCATGGAGAAATTAGACAATAA
- the proB gene encoding glutamate 5-kinase produces the protein MVKNNFDNWKKIVVKVGTSTIVQKNGQINLPVIGQLVQTLCALRNQNREVVFVTSGAIGVAINQLGFKKRPTEIPQQQALAAIGQADLMAIYNQNFSFYHQITGQILLTYDVFDNPKMLENMLNALRELLKLKAIPIINENDVIAVDEMDHQHSFGDNDCLAAMVTKIIDADGLIILSDVDALYDKNPHEFANAKAIKRVGSITKQVINLASGKSNLGKGGMLTKLRAADYLLKEDKQMLLLPGSEPDGILRTLSGEQIGTLFANEYE, from the coding sequence ATGGTAAAAAATAATTTTGATAATTGGAAAAAAATCGTTGTTAAAGTCGGCACTTCAACGATTGTTCAAAAAAATGGCCAGATTAATTTACCTGTAATCGGGCAATTGGTTCAAACGTTGTGTGCTTTACGTAATCAGAATCGGGAAGTGGTTTTTGTAACTTCTGGGGCGATTGGTGTGGCGATAAATCAGCTAGGATTTAAAAAACGTCCGACTGAAATCCCTCAGCAACAAGCTCTAGCAGCAATTGGCCAAGCTGATTTAATGGCTATTTATAATCAAAACTTTTCTTTTTATCATCAGATTACCGGCCAGATTCTTTTGACTTATGATGTGTTTGATAATCCAAAGATGCTTGAAAATATGCTGAATGCCTTGCGAGAATTATTGAAATTGAAGGCGATTCCGATTATCAATGAAAATGACGTAATCGCCGTTGATGAAATGGATCATCAACATTCTTTTGGCGATAACGATTGCTTAGCGGCAATGGTAACAAAAATTATCGATGCCGATGGTCTGATTATTTTATCCGATGTCGACGCGCTCTACGATAAAAATCCTCATGAGTTTGCTAATGCCAAAGCTATTAAACGAGTTGGTTCGATTACCAAACAAGTTATTAATTTAGCCTCTGGCAAAAGCAATCTTGGAAAAGGAGGAATGCTAACGAAATTAAGGGCAGCTGATTATCTTTTAAAAGAAGATAAACAAATGCTGCTGCTTCCTGGATCCGAACCAGACGGTATTTTAAGGACTCTTTCGGGTGAACAGATTGGAACTTTATTTGCTAATGAATACGAATGA
- the proC gene encoding pyrroline-5-carboxylate reductase, with product MKYGFLGAGNLASAIIEGLLKSGLKSDDILVSSPHSAALLSKKLDINSVGKDQLLADCDLVILAFLPEQLKDIIKGIGSEKFTNKLVVSVLGSLSLKRLTDFLPTAKLVRVLPNVNAEFNDSLTSVSFGQKLSSEDIQLTKNFLQTFGTVIELPEKDFPAFSAIAGSGPAFVALFIRALQEAGIKQGIDSDESLQIALYTIKGSTENILQSNKTANQLIEKVASPGGSTADGVKSLEKDHFIESVNNAILATINHGKK from the coding sequence ATGAAATACGGTTTTTTAGGTGCCGGAAATTTAGCATCGGCAATTATTGAAGGTTTACTTAAAAGTGGCCTTAAATCAGATGATATTCTTGTTAGCTCACCTCACAGTGCTGCGCTTTTGTCAAAAAAACTTGATATTAATAGCGTGGGAAAAGACCAATTGCTTGCTGACTGTGACTTGGTAATTTTGGCTTTTTTGCCTGAACAGTTAAAGGATATTATTAAGGGTATCGGTTCGGAAAAATTTACGAATAAATTAGTTGTCTCAGTTTTGGGGTCATTAAGTCTTAAACGATTAACAGATTTTTTGCCAACAGCAAAATTAGTTCGCGTTCTTCCGAATGTGAATGCAGAATTCAATGACTCTTTAACGTCGGTTTCTTTTGGCCAAAAATTATCTAGTGAAGATATTCAATTAACGAAGAACTTTTTGCAAACTTTTGGTACGGTTATTGAACTGCCTGAAAAGGATTTTCCAGCATTCTCTGCGATTGCAGGATCAGGACCCGCTTTTGTTGCTTTGTTTATCAGGGCTTTGCAAGAAGCGGGAATAAAACAAGGGATTGATAGCGACGAATCTTTGCAGATTGCTTTGTATACGATTAAAGGTTCGACCGAAAATATCCTTCAAAGTAATAAGACTGCCAACCAATTAATCGAAAAAGTGGCTTCTCCAGGCGGCTCAACAGCTGATGGGGTTAAATCGCTTGAAAAGGATCACTTTATTGAATCCGTTAATAATGCTATTCTAGCAACTATCAACCATGGTAAAAAATAA
- a CDS encoding PFL family protein — protein MDINKINEAIQMISEEHFDIRTVTMGISLLDCIGGDGQQTAEKIHRKIINKAGKLVETVQQLERDFGVPIVNKRISVTPVSLLAGNTDYDGLIKIAHALDQAADDVGVDFLGGYSALIQKGSTPTEKMLIDSLPEVLSTTKLLMSSVNVASTKAGINLNAIGKMGKTIKRISEVDPLGNAKLVVFANAVEDNPFMAGAFHGVSEDDAVINVGVSGPGVVKRALETVRGQSIDVVAEKIKTTAFKITRIGQLIGGLTAKKLGLPFGIVDLSLAPTPARGDSVAEVLEEIGLEQVGTHGTTAALMLLNDAIKKGGVMASQRVGGLSGAFIPVSEDAGMIDATVAGTLSISKLEAMTSVCSVGLDMIALPGNTPASTISAMIADEAAIGVQNNKTTAVRVIPVPGKGVGDAIDFGGLLGRAPIMPVIEKSSAVFINRGGHIPAPIHSFKN, from the coding sequence ATGGATATTAATAAAATAAATGAAGCAATCCAGATGATTTCCGAGGAGCATTTCGACATTCGTACCGTCACGATGGGAATTTCTCTTTTGGATTGTATTGGTGGGGATGGCCAACAGACGGCAGAAAAAATCCACAGAAAAATCATTAATAAAGCCGGGAAGCTGGTAGAAACCGTTCAACAACTCGAACGTGATTTTGGAGTACCGATTGTTAACAAACGAATTTCTGTAACGCCTGTTTCTTTGTTAGCTGGTAATACAGATTATGATGGTTTAATAAAAATAGCTCATGCCCTTGATCAGGCTGCTGACGATGTTGGTGTTGATTTTCTTGGCGGCTATTCGGCCTTGATTCAAAAAGGGAGCACCCCAACTGAAAAAATGTTGATTGATAGTCTTCCGGAAGTTTTGAGTACGACTAAACTTTTGATGTCGAGTGTCAATGTTGCTTCAACTAAAGCAGGTATTAATTTAAATGCGATTGGAAAAATGGGTAAGACAATTAAACGGATTTCCGAAGTCGATCCGTTGGGAAATGCCAAGTTGGTGGTTTTTGCTAATGCTGTTGAAGATAATCCTTTTATGGCTGGAGCTTTTCATGGTGTCTCCGAGGACGATGCAGTTATAAATGTTGGTGTTTCCGGACCTGGTGTTGTAAAAAGAGCTTTAGAGACTGTTAGAGGCCAGTCGATTGACGTTGTCGCCGAAAAAATCAAGACAACTGCGTTTAAAATCACTCGAATTGGACAACTAATTGGTGGATTGACTGCTAAAAAGCTTGGTCTCCCTTTTGGAATTGTTGATTTAAGTTTGGCTCCGACACCTGCTCGTGGCGATTCAGTTGCTGAAGTTTTAGAAGAAATCGGTCTGGAACAAGTTGGAACTCATGGAACGACGGCTGCTTTAATGCTTTTAAACGATGCAATTAAAAAGGGTGGTGTAATGGCCAGCCAACGGGTTGGCGGTTTATCCGGAGCGTTTATTCCAGTTTCCGAGGATGCTGGAATGATAGATGCTACGGTTGCTGGAACTTTAAGTATCAGCAAACTAGAAGCAATGACTTCGGTTTGTTCAGTTGGGCTGGATATGATTGCGCTTCCTGGAAACACACCAGCGTCAACGATTTCGGCTATGATAGCGGACGAAGCAGCGATTGGTGTTCAGAACAATAAAACTACGGCAGTACGCGTGATTCCCGTTCCAGGAAAAGGTGTTGGCGATGCAATTGACTTTGGCGGTTTGCTTGGGCGAGCGCCGATTATGCCGGTTATTGAAAAATCTTCGGCTGTTTTTATTAATCGTGGCGGTCATATCCCTGCTCCGATTCATTCTTTTAAGAATTAG
- a CDS encoding ACT domain-containing protein, whose product MKRAVVTVIGKDQPGIIAGVSKTLADNQANILDVAQTLMDNVFTMSMLIDITKIDSKFSGLQVELTKIGQKLGVSIQIQREEIFNSMSKI is encoded by the coding sequence ATGAAAAGAGCAGTTGTAACAGTAATCGGTAAGGATCAGCCCGGTATTATTGCGGGCGTTTCAAAAACTTTGGCCGATAATCAAGCAAATATTCTTGATGTCGCTCAGACTTTAATGGATAACGTTTTTACGATGAGTATGTTGATCGATATTACCAAGATTGATTCTAAATTTTCTGGTTTACAAGTTGAATTGACGAAGATTGGACAAAAACTCGGCGTTTCTATTCAAATACAAAGAGAAGAAATTTTTAATTCTATGTCTAAAATCTAA
- a CDS encoding bifunctional 5,10-methylenetetrahydrofolate dehydrogenase/5,10-methenyltetrahydrofolate cyclohydrolase produces MVQLLDGRSVSKKILQEVKNKVANAGFPVKLATIYNEENEGSRMYVGMKIRRATFAGLISVEYKVDNSWKTEDVLKLLSKLNRDSSICGILVQSPLGEDIDESKIFNAIDPIKDADGLSVFNQGLLFENAKENYIVPATPAGVISLLEAYHYRFSAKNALVIGRSVLFGRPMSVLLTNRDMTVTLAHSKTPPDQLRQFAEKADLIVVAIGKADWFKFTNLKKDAVVIDVGANKVNGHATGDVDFEKVSPHVAQISPVPGGVGPMTIATLIKHTFELAKLQQGDRK; encoded by the coding sequence ATGGTTCAGTTACTAGATGGAAGAAGTGTTTCGAAAAAAATTCTTCAAGAGGTTAAAAATAAGGTGGCGAATGCCGGTTTTCCGGTTAAATTAGCGACTATTTATAACGAAGAAAACGAAGGAAGCAGAATGTATGTCGGCATGAAGATTCGCCGGGCGACTTTCGCCGGACTTATCTCGGTGGAATATAAAGTAGATAATTCCTGGAAAACCGAGGATGTTCTTAAACTACTTTCAAAATTAAACAGAGATTCAAGTATTTGTGGAATTTTGGTTCAGTCTCCTCTGGGAGAGGACATTGATGAGTCTAAGATTTTCAATGCAATTGATCCAATAAAAGATGCTGACGGTCTTTCTGTTTTTAATCAGGGATTATTGTTTGAAAATGCCAAAGAGAACTATATTGTTCCGGCAACGCCAGCAGGAGTAATTTCTCTTTTAGAGGCCTATCATTATCGATTTTCTGCTAAAAATGCATTGGTAATTGGCCGCTCAGTTCTTTTTGGCCGTCCGATGAGCGTTTTACTAACGAATCGCGATATGACGGTTACTTTGGCTCATTCAAAAACTCCTCCGGATCAGTTACGGCAATTTGCAGAAAAAGCTGATTTGATTGTTGTTGCTATCGGCAAAGCTGATTGGTTTAAATTTACTAATTTAAAAAAAGATGCTGTTGTTATCGATGTGGGCGCTAATAAAGTTAACGGGCATGCGACCGGGGATGTTGATTTTGAAAAAGTTTCCCCTCATGTTGCACAAATTAGTCCAGTACCAGGTGGTGTTGGGCCAATGACGATTGCAACATTGATTAAACATACTTTTGAGCTAGCGAAGCTTCAACAAGGAGATCGAAAATAA
- a CDS encoding DUF1836 domain-containing protein, whose amino-acid sequence MNLEKKLPLWNELPAFEIYLDQLLDITNDYVSPVTGERLTKTMMHNYTKAEVIIRPKNKRYSRIHLAGAIIVSLLKSVFSLDAIKRGFQIELNHGPSEEVYNRFIQMFNQASSQNNLSKELSALPEIDSKAAIIQYEAIMTVVFRLKALSTMEKIVKK is encoded by the coding sequence ATGAATTTGGAAAAAAAGTTGCCGCTTTGGAATGAGTTACCTGCTTTTGAAATATATCTTGATCAATTATTAGATATCACAAATGATTATGTTTCCCCAGTTACCGGGGAACGTTTAACAAAAACAATGATGCACAATTATACAAAAGCAGAAGTAATTATTCGGCCGAAGAACAAACGTTATAGTCGAATACATTTGGCGGGAGCAATTATTGTCTCATTATTAAAAAGTGTTTTTTCGTTAGACGCAATTAAAAGAGGTTTCCAAATCGAACTCAATCATGGCCCCTCCGAAGAGGTTTATAATCGTTTTATTCAGATGTTCAATCAAGCATCCTCACAGAATAATTTGTCCAAGGAACTAAGTGCATTGCCAGAAATTGATTCAAAAGCCGCAATTATTCAATACGAAGCGATCATGACGGTTGTCTTTCGACTAAAAGCATTGTCAACGATGGAAAAGATAGTAAAAAAATAA
- the argH gene encoding argininosuccinate lyase, which translates to MKLWGGRFTKGEDIDMTDFDNSLPTSKLLYKEDIQGSIAHATMLGKQGIISQKDSTDIIGGLKEILTEIEQGNLIIPDLGYEDIHSFVEAVLTKKIGDAGKKLHTARSRNDQIAVDTKMYFKNRLQGVLRQIDDLVNTFIKKGQENPYIMPGYTHLQKAQTITFKYYLDAYSQMLLRDKKRLINAIDIMDENPLGSGALAGTTHNIDRQLTTELLDFKKPVKNFIDGVSDRDYVIETLSDFSIIGVHLSRLSEELIIYASQEFQYVTFDDSLSTGSSMMPQKKNADSAELIRGNSALLIGELNQMLVIMKALPLAYDKDMQLDKETFLPAFGHIEKMLLITKKIVSTLKINHDKLQKAVKNGFLNATDLADYLVKKGLPFRDAHAVVGQAVLFAEEHQKTLEDLTIEELKQFDQIIDKDVYHYLNIHESIHKGIKKEML; encoded by the coding sequence ATGAAACTTTGGGGTGGACGTTTTACTAAAGGCGAAGATATCGATATGACGGACTTCGATAACTCCTTGCCAACTAGCAAATTATTATACAAAGAAGATATTCAGGGATCGATTGCCCATGCGACAATGCTCGGCAAACAAGGAATCATCAGCCAAAAGGATTCAACAGACATTATTGGCGGATTAAAAGAAATCCTCACTGAGATTGAACAAGGAAATCTTATCATTCCTGATTTGGGATACGAGGATATACATAGTTTTGTCGAAGCTGTTCTGACTAAAAAAATTGGCGATGCTGGAAAAAAACTCCACACGGCCCGATCACGAAATGACCAAATTGCCGTTGATACGAAAATGTATTTTAAGAATCGCCTGCAAGGAGTTCTTAGGCAGATTGACGATTTGGTAAATACTTTTATCAAAAAGGGCCAGGAAAATCCTTACATCATGCCTGGTTATACTCATCTTCAAAAAGCCCAAACAATTACCTTTAAATATTATTTGGATGCATATTCGCAGATGCTTTTGCGTGACAAGAAACGTTTGATCAATGCTATAGATATAATGGACGAAAATCCGTTGGGCTCTGGAGCCTTAGCAGGTACAACCCATAATATCGATCGTCAATTAACGACTGAACTGCTAGATTTTAAAAAACCTGTTAAAAATTTTATTGACGGCGTTTCTGATCGAGATTACGTAATTGAAACCCTGTCCGATTTTTCAATCATCGGAGTTCATCTATCAAGGCTATCCGAAGAATTAATAATTTATGCCAGTCAGGAATTCCAATACGTTACTTTTGATGATTCCCTTTCAACCGGTTCATCAATGATGCCACAAAAGAAAAATGCCGACTCGGCCGAACTTATTCGTGGAAATTCGGCTTTGCTCATCGGCGAATTAAACCAAATGTTGGTTATTATGAAAGCTTTGCCATTGGCATATGACAAAGATATGCAACTTGATAAAGAAACTTTTTTGCCGGCTTTTGGCCATATAGAAAAAATGTTGTTAATTACAAAAAAAATTGTTTCAACACTGAAAATTAATCACGATAAACTACAAAAAGCAGTTAAAAATGGTTTCTTAAACGCAACTGATTTAGCAGATTACCTGGTTAAAAAAGGACTCCCCTTCAGAGATGCTCACGCAGTTGTCGGACAAGCCGTTCTGTTTGCAGAAGAGCACCAAAAAACGCTTGAAGATTTGACGATCGAAGAATTAAAACAATTCGATCAAATTATCGACAAAGATGTTTATCATTATTTGAATATTCATGAATCAATTCACAAAGGGATTAAAAAGGAAATGTTATGA
- a CDS encoding argininosuccinate synthase, with the protein MTDKIILAYSGGLDTSVAIPWLKDKGYEVIAVSLDVGQHGKQMESIQKKALKIGAIQSIVIDGKDEFADNYVSKVIKSNALYEGEYPLVSALSRPLIIEKLIQTAHDNNAVAIAHGSTGKGNDQVRFEAAIHALDPEMKIEAPIRDFQWSREEEIEYAHLHNVPVPINFDSPYSIDENLWGRSNEAGILENPWNQAPADAYALTLPVEDTPDQADFVDIEFKNGLPISVNNQKMKMADLIVYLNKLAGTHGIGRIDHVENRLIGIKSREIYETPAAAVIMTAHKDLEDITLEHDVAHFKPIIEQQITNLIYNAMWISPLFDALNKFVDETQKVVNGTVKMKLYKGSATAVARKSENNSLYSEKLATYTSANSFDEQAAVGFMKLYTLPATVYEQVNHIHSKEKEKEEI; encoded by the coding sequence TTGACAGATAAAATTATTTTAGCTTATTCCGGTGGCCTAGACACTTCCGTAGCGATCCCTTGGTTAAAAGATAAAGGATATGAAGTAATTGCGGTCTCGCTAGATGTTGGTCAGCATGGAAAACAAATGGAAAGTATTCAAAAAAAGGCTTTAAAGATAGGTGCAATTCAATCAATCGTAATAGATGGTAAAGATGAATTCGCTGATAACTATGTCAGCAAAGTAATTAAATCAAACGCTCTCTATGAAGGTGAATATCCACTGGTTTCGGCTCTTTCTCGACCATTAATTATCGAAAAGCTGATTCAAACAGCTCATGATAATAATGCCGTCGCTATCGCTCATGGATCAACCGGAAAAGGAAATGATCAGGTTCGTTTCGAAGCGGCAATTCATGCGCTTGATCCGGAAATGAAGATTGAAGCTCCAATTCGTGATTTTCAGTGGTCTCGTGAAGAAGAAATTGAATACGCTCATCTACACAATGTGCCGGTGCCGATTAATTTCGATTCGCCTTATTCAATTGATGAAAATTTGTGGGGACGTTCAAATGAAGCAGGAATTCTTGAAAATCCTTGGAATCAAGCCCCTGCAGATGCCTATGCTTTAACATTGCCAGTCGAAGACACTCCCGATCAAGCCGATTTTGTTGATATAGAATTTAAAAACGGTTTACCAATTTCAGTAAATAATCAGAAAATGAAAATGGCTGATCTTATTGTTTATTTGAATAAATTAGCCGGAACACATGGAATTGGTCGAATTGATCATGTAGAAAATCGTCTAATTGGTATTAAATCCCGTGAAATTTATGAAACACCTGCTGCAGCTGTTATTATGACTGCACACAAAGATCTAGAAGATATCACATTAGAACATGACGTTGCACACTTCAAGCCGATTATCGAACAACAAATTACCAACTTGATTTACAATGCAATGTGGATTTCTCCTCTTTTTGATGCACTTAATAAGTTCGTTGACGAAACACAAAAAGTTGTCAACGGAACTGTCAAGATGAAACTTTATAAGGGCTCGGCAACAGCTGTTGCTAGAAAATCAGAAAATAATTCACTCTATTCTGAAAAACTAGCGACTTATACTTCAGCAAATTCATTTGACGAACAAGCAGCTGTCGGATTTATGAAACTTTATACCCTTCCGGCAACTGTCTATGAGCAGGTTAATCACATCCATTCAAAAGAAAAAGAAAAAGAGGAAATTTAA